The Fodinibius saliphilus genome has a segment encoding these proteins:
- a CDS encoding alkaline phosphatase PhoX, protein MGLQGLQTFSSCNAMDETGTSLITELFGSFHTDPNGLFDLPNGFTYKIISTYGDKVNDGFLVPHRSDRMATFPGPGGPLFLFRTTE, encoded by the coding sequence TTGGGGCTTCAAGGTCTCCAAACATTCAGCAGCTGTAACGCGATGGATGAAACGGGAACAAGTTTAATTACGGAACTCTTTGGTTCATTCCATACCGATCCAAATGGACTATTTGATCTGCCTAACGGCTTTACCTATAAAATAATTTCAACATATGGAGATAAAGTGAATGATGGATTTTTAGTACCCCACCGTTCCGATAGAATGGCAACATTCCCGGGACCTGGCGGGCCACTATTCTTATTCAGGACCACGGAGTAA
- a CDS encoding DoxX family protein, with protein sequence MFSKIGRYLYALPFGIFGLFHFMKAGQMAGMVPIPGGSFWVYLTGIAMLAACVSIIIEKKARLACILLGVLLLIYVLSIHLPAVIGGQMQPSMTNLLKDLALAGGAWFIAGSYESETELEG encoded by the coding sequence ATGTTTTCTAAAATAGGTCGTTATTTATATGCGTTACCATTTGGCATTTTTGGTTTGTTCCATTTTATGAAAGCAGGACAAATGGCAGGAATGGTTCCCATACCAGGAGGTAGCTTTTGGGTATACCTGACAGGGATAGCAATGTTAGCTGCCTGTGTGAGTATTATCATTGAGAAAAAGGCACGCCTTGCCTGTATTCTTTTAGGTGTATTACTGCTTATATATGTATTAAGTATTCATTTACCGGCTGTCATTGGAGGGCAAATGCAGCCAAGTATGACTAACTTGCTTAAAGATCTGGCGCTTGCAGGAGGAGCATGGTTTATTGCGGGCAGCTATGAAAGTGAAACAGAGTTAGAAGGATAA